GATTTAGTGAAAATATCAGCAAGTTGAGAATCCGTGCTAATGAATTCTAATACAATATCACCTTTTGCAACATGATCACGAATAAAATGATGTTTAATTTCTATATTCTTtgctctagaatgatgcacatAATTTTTAGATGTTTAATCTGGTTGAGATAGCACTGGTGTTGTCGCAAAAAATAGGAGTAGTAGTAAGACATAAATCATAGTCAAGCAGTTGTTGCATGATCCATAAACTTGTGTACAATAACTTCCAACAGCTAGGTATTCTGCCTCAGTTGTTGAAAGAGCAATACAATATTATTTCTTGCTGTGCCAAGATACTAATGCATTTTCCAGCAATTGACATGCCCCACTAGTACTTTTCCTATCAGTTTTGTCTCCTGCAAAATCAGCATATGAAAAGCCTATTAAGGAAAAATTGTTAGAATGATCATACCATAGGCCGAATTCAGAAATACCAATTAAATATCTAATAATGCGTTTAACAACAGTCAAATGGCATTCCTTAGGAGCTACTGAAATCTAGCACATTTGCAtacactaaacataatatctgaGTCGACTAGCAGTTAAATAAAGTAGAGATCCAATCATTCCTCTATACATAGTTTCATCAACCATTTTTCCATTGTTGTCATCATCTAACACAGTAGTTGGACTCATAGGAGTGCCAATAGTCTTAGCATTTTCCATTCcaaactttttgataagctcttTGGTGTACTTAGTTTGGCTGATGAAAATTCCTTTAGGAGACTGCTTGATTTGAAGTCCAAGGAAGAAGGTTagttctcccatcatgctcatctcAAATTCACCTTTCATGGAAAGAGAAAATTCTTCACAAAGAGTAGTGTTAGGGTTACCAAAGATAATATCGTCAACGTAAATTTGAGTAATGAGATTACCAGAATTTGATTGCTTAATAAAAAGAGTTGTATCTATGTTACCTCGTTTGAAACCTTgattcaaaagaaaagaacttaacTTTTCATACCATGCTCGCGGAGCTTGATTGAGACCGTACAAGGCTTTAGTCAGCTTGTATACATGGTTTGGAAGAGTGGCATTTGCAAACCCACGAGGTTGCTTCACGTATACTTCTTCAGATATATAACCATTTAGGAACGCACTTTTAACATCCATCTGATATAGTTTGAATCCTTTGTGAGCGGCAAAGGCAAGTAAAATTCGGATGGATTCAAGTCTTGCCACAGgtgcaaaggtttcatcatagtcgattCTTTCTTGTTGAGAGTAACCTTGAGCCACCAGTATTGCTTTATTTCGAACGACTTGGCCTAATTCATCCAATTTATTTCTGAAAACCCATTTAGTCCCAACAACAGAGGAGTTTTGAGATTTTGGAACTACTTCCCAGACTTTGTTTTTCTCAAAGTGATCTAATTCTTCTTTCATAGCATTGATCTAATGAGAATCCTTTAGAGATTTATCACTCTTATTGGGCTCAATTTGAGAAATGAGAGCTACATGAGACTTGTTCTTTTGTGATCTCCTTGTAGTTATTCCTTCCTGTGGATCTCCTATAATGAATTTGTGAGGGTATCCTGGTTCGTTCCTCCATTCATTTGGAGTATTAACTGAAGAGATCTTTTCCATGTTAGTCGACTGATCTGGTTGAGATGAGTCATGATCTTCTGAAGGAGCTTCAGCTGGTTGAGTCTGTTGATTAGCTGACTCACTTTGATGATCTTTACCTACAATAACAGATTTTGGAGCACACAAAATTTCCTCATCTTCAGGAACATGTTCATTCCTTGGACGAGGGTTAGTATCAATAAAAATAACATGAATAGATTCTTCAATGCATAAGGTTCTCTTATTATAAACTCTGTAAGCTCTACTTGAGGGGGAGTAACCAAGAAATATACCTTTATCACTCTTTGGATCAAACTTACCCACATTATCCTTACCATTGTTATGAACAAATCATTTGCATCCGAAAGGGTGGAAGTAGCTGATGTTTGGTttcttaccattccatagttCATAGGGAGTCTTTTTGAGAATAGGATGAATGAGACATACGTTAATAATATGAAATGCTGTacttacagcttctgcccagaaatgatGAGGTAAAGAGTTTTCCACTATCATGGTTCTTGCCATATCCTGCAAGGTTCTATTTTTCCGCTCTACTACACCATTCTACTTAGGAGATCTAGGTGAAGAGAAATTATGGGAGATTCTTTGATCATCGCAGAAATTTTCAAACTCTCTGCTTTCAAACTCTCCTCCATGATCACTCTTGATTGTAGAGATGTAGTAACCCTTCTCACATTGAACCTTCTTACAAAAGACTTCAAAATTCTTTAAGGCATCATCTTTATGACTAAGAAATATAACCCACGTGAATCTAGAGAAATCATATACGATAACAAAAGCATATTTCTTACCTCCGATACTAGGAGTTCTACTGGGGCCAAATAAATCCATATGCAGCAATTGAAGAGGTTTAGAGGTTGAAACAATGTCTTTAACTTTGAAAGAGGATCGAGTTTGTTTTTCTAATTGACATGCATCACATATATGATCTTttgaaaaatccaattttggaaGACCAACGACAATGTCATGTTTTAAAAGTTATTGAATGGTGTACATGCTTGCATGCCCAAGTTTCCTATGCCAAATCCAGGGATCTTCAATTATAGAAGAAAGACAAATTTGAACCCCAAAGTTTTCTAAGTTTTTGATAGTATAAACATTTCTGTCCCTATTACCAGAGAGAATGATGTTACCTGATTCGTCTTCTATGAACCAACCATGTTTCTTAATACGAACCTCATAATCATTGTCACATAGTTGACTGATGCTAAGAAGATTGTACCCGAGTTCATCTACTAAGTAAACTTCATCCACATCATATGTAGAGCTTAAAGGAACCTTTCCAACACCAATAACAATTCCTTTAGATTTTTCACCAAAAGTAACTGTTCCTCCATCTAGCTTGGTGACTGATTTGAACAATTGTTTGTAACCCGTCATATGTCTGGAACACGCGCTGTAGAGATACTATTTTACTTTTCAATTCTTCttgtggtgttcctgcaaaacaaGATTACtttttttaggtacccaagcctgTTTGGGTCCTGACTGGTTAGATTTTTGAGAGTTAgtttgatttgaagattttggTCTCCAAATCTACCTCCTGTAGTTTTTGAACCTGTAATGATTTGAGGCGTGACCTCTTTTACCACAATAGGTGCAAGATGAGTTGTTGAAGTTTCTAGAATTATTCTCAGCTCTAATTCTGTTCCTGCAATTGTTAGTGCTCTGACCATTTTTATCACAAAAGGAACACGCTATTTTATTTCTAATAGGGGCGTTCTGATCAGTTTTGACTGAGCTAGAACTTGAGGTTTTTTAGACCATTCAATTGAAGCCTCAGTTCGTTTACTTATTCTTGAAATATATCACGTTCAATTTCGCATACTTCTAGTTTTAGGGCCCAATCCttcttttttcttcctctttctcttttGACTTTTCTGAGTTCATTTACTACTCTTTTTATGTCTGCAAGAGCAATATCAACAAATTCTTGAAGTTCATAACAAGTTGGACATAAAGGAGTACGTACCTCACTAGTTCCTTCATCCAACGGCAAACAGGGTCTTCTTAAATCATCTTCTTCATTGTTGATGTCTGTCATTAGTCCAAGTTTATCTGATTCTTCATTGTCGGATAAGAGCCATAAAGCACATGTTGGCAATTTCCTCATGATCAGATTCCTCCCCATCACTCCATGCtccaaaatctttcttcttttgcacgttTCTGCTAAGCTTCCTTTTTAATTTAGGACACTCAGATTGAACGTCCGACCTTTCCATATTCGTAGCATCTTCCATCATTTTATCTGTTTCATTGCTCGCCCTTCCTTTTCTGAAATTAAACTTACCTCTTCTATAGTTTTTGTTTCTTCTCATCATGTTGGTCATAACTTGTGAGAGCATTGCAATGTTTTCATCTTTTTCTCCTCCTTCTACTTCATCTTCATTTTCAGGTTCAGCCATAGTTGCCTTGAAAGCaacaattttctttttctcttgaatTTGTCTATCAAGATGAGTTTTCTCGAAAGCAATCAAGTCACCTCTGAGTTCATCATAGGATATTTTGTCCAAATCTTGACATTCTAAAGCGATAACTTTTGGTTGCCAGATTGTAGGTAGACTTCTAAGGATCTTTCTAACATGTTCGCCACTTTTAATAGATCTTCCAAATGATTTGAGGTCTCCAAGGATTTTGCTgaatttggaaaatatttcttcAACAGATTCTCCATCCTTCATTTGAAATAATTCATATTCCTTAACCAGGAGATTTATTCTAGTCTTTTTCACTTTGTTGGTTCCTTTATAAGTGACTTCCAGTTTATCCCACATTTCTTTTGCAGTCTCACAACTGgatattttttcatattcttcTCCACCGATAGCGTTGTACAGTTGATTTTTTGCTTTTGCATTTACAGTGATAACAACAGCTTGTTCATCAGTGTAATCATCTAAATCTAGAGGATTAGTTGATGTGATGACTTCACCATTTGCATCCTTCATGGGAGGAATTGGAAGATTTCTTTTTTTAATCACACACCATACTTTGATGTCATATGACATGGTATATGTTTCCATGCGAACTTTCCAATGAGAAAAATGCTGACTATTGAAGTAAGGAGGTCGAACCTGAGAGGTTCCTTCTTGAAAGAAAGCACCGACAATAGTTTTGGATCCCATTGATCTTTTTCTCACTAGCGGTAAAACACAGATTGTGAGCCttgctctgatactaattgaaagtacaagaggggggtgtgatgacccggctagtcgtctcatgaattaccgctccgtttctcccatttctacttcttatagcctggtctatcggttctatatgtgatcaggTTGGTTGACTCGGGTTCAGGAAGGATTTGGTAatgtttgagatacttagtctcttttgaggaagcttaagttgaaaatgtcaaccggatgttgacttatgtgttagatggctcggatgtgagtttcgatggtttggatagcttcggaaggtgatttgggacttaggagcgtgatcagaatgagctttggaggtccagagtagatttaggcttgaattggcgaaattggatttttggcgatttccgattgataggtgagattttgatataggggtcggaatggaattccgagagttgtagtattTCTGttctgttgtatcatttgggatgtgtgtgcaaaatttcaggtcattcggacgtggtttggttgggtttttgatcaaaagcgtaattttgaagattttagaattcttaggcttgaatccgatgcaaatttggtgttttgatgttgttttgagcgttccggtgtcctcaggtgagttttgggtggtaatcggaccatttcatgttgtttggaattgcagaaaaactgctgagtgttgcagagaaattagaacttcgcgttcgcaagtaggtcctcgcgttcgcgttcgcgagtaggtccttgcgttcgcgaagggttagttggtgaaggctggaattttagccttcgcgttcgtgaggaaGGATATGCGTTCGCAAAGGGGATGGTTGATTAGGAATTGCATTCGCGAGAATCGGAGCACGTTCACGTAGAGAAAATTGGTCAGCTGGGTTTGAGTTtgagttgttcatcgcgttcgcgagagaggggGTGCGTTTGCGAAGAGTTGTCTGAggaagcatcacgttcgcgatgggcaggtcgcgattgcgaagaggaattttttggtcaaagttgatttgtgcttcgcgaacgcgaggcgttgaccgcgttcgcgaagaaggaaatgaggcctgggcagaatgttaaaatagtcgtcttgtccacGATTTTagggtttatttccaccatttttgagcgaatttggagctttttgaagatgattgaagagggattcaaggggaaacacttggaggtaagattcatggacttaacaCTCGATtttaatgtgaattccacctaattaTTCATTGAAATTAAGCctgaaattgaagaactagggcttgaaattggagacctagaaattgggatttgaggggtcatttatggttggattttgatgcttttggtatgaatgaactcgagaagtgataaggaatccattgatgtgttttttatcggaatccgagacgtgggcccgggggtcgggttttggtaatttcaggatttatattgtaaattgaatattttcgcttgggcttcgttcccttagcatattttgacgtcgtgattatgattttggatagattcaatgcgagtggaggctgattcgaggggaaaaggcgtcgcaggctagagatttgaccggattgaggtgagtaatgattgtaaatgatgtcctgagggtatgaaatcccggattccacatcgttgtgctatattgaggtgaaacACACACTAGAGGACAAACGTGGGGTAGTGCATTGTTGGGGATTGAgacttagtccgtcccaaatgactattttaccgcatatttgactgacatctatttgctatcatcttgttttgggctgaatgttatatttgggcctcgtgccaactattttaacccttaggagatttttattgatatttcctcactgttttgactttatacttgaactcagtcatgctatattctactgtttttcataactcagccatgtttactctactttaacatttaaatgatgttttgggctaagcactatgttttactattgccagagtggcttgtgaggattttcgACT
Above is a window of Nicotiana tabacum cultivar K326 chromosome 8, ASM71507v2, whole genome shotgun sequence DNA encoding:
- the LOC107766514 gene encoding uncharacterized protein LOC107766514, translated to MGSKTIVGAFFQEGTSQVRPPYFNSQHFSHWKVRMETYTMSYDIKVWCVIKKRNLPIPPMKDANGEVITSTNPLDLDDYTDEQAVVITVNAKAKNQLYNAIGGEEYEKISSCETAKEMWDKLEVTYKGTNKVKKTRINLLVKEYELFQMKDGESVEEIFSKFSKILGDLKSFGRSIKSGEHVRKILRSLPTIWQPKVIALECQDLDKISYDELRGDLIAFEKTHLDRQIQEKKKIVAFKATMAEPENEDEVEGGEKDENIAMLSQVMTNMMRRNKNYRRGKFNFRKGRASNETDKMMEDATNMERSDVQSECPKLKRKLSRNVQKKKDFGAWSDGEESDHEEIANMCFMALIRQ